The Desmonostoc muscorum LEGE 12446 genome includes a region encoding these proteins:
- a CDS encoding 2-dehydropantoate 2-reductase produces the protein MKICIVGAGAIGGYLGAKLALAGETVTLIARGSHLEAIKKDGLKLVMADGSSQVAHPALATSDIQEAGAQDVVILTVKAHSVPAIAPSLSALYNPHTTVITAQNGIPWWYFRHHGGEYEGTRIQSVDPEGIVEAGIGVDRAIGCVVYPATEIIEPGVIKHIEGDRFTLGEIDGSKSDRIQLLAQTLKQAGFKAPIRNQIRTEIWIKLWGNVAFNPISALTGATLEDICRYPLTRELARQMMTEAQAIAENLGIKFGITLEQRINGAENVGAHKTSMLQDIEAGRPTEIDAIVGAVAELGKLTQIPTPHIDAIYASVKLLEATKQRSLFDER, from the coding sequence ATGAAGATCTGTATTGTTGGTGCAGGTGCGATCGGGGGATATTTAGGAGCAAAGTTGGCACTGGCTGGTGAAACAGTGACGTTGATTGCTCGTGGTTCTCATTTGGAAGCAATTAAAAAAGATGGGCTAAAACTAGTCATGGCGGACGGTTCTAGCCAAGTTGCTCATCCGGCTTTGGCAACTAGCGATATTCAGGAAGCAGGGGCACAAGATGTAGTAATTTTAACTGTTAAGGCTCACAGTGTCCCAGCGATCGCCCCCTCCCTCTCTGCACTCTACAATCCGCATACGACGGTGATTACAGCCCAAAATGGTATTCCTTGGTGGTACTTTCGTCATCATGGCGGCGAGTATGAAGGTACACGCATTCAATCTGTTGATCCGGAGGGAATCGTTGAAGCTGGTATCGGTGTTGACCGCGCCATTGGTTGTGTTGTTTACCCGGCAACTGAGATAATTGAACCAGGTGTCATTAAGCATATTGAAGGCGATCGCTTTACTCTTGGTGAAATCGATGGCAGTAAAAGCGATCGCATCCAATTATTAGCCCAAACTCTTAAACAAGCAGGATTTAAAGCACCAATCCGCAATCAAATTCGCACGGAAATTTGGATCAAGTTGTGGGGAAATGTGGCGTTTAATCCCATCAGCGCCCTCACTGGTGCGACTTTAGAGGATATTTGCCGCTATCCCCTCACCCGCGAACTAGCACGGCAAATGATGACAGAAGCCCAGGCGATCGCCGAAAATTTAGGTATAAAATTTGGCATTACCTTAGAACAGCGAATTAATGGGGCTGAAAATGTTGGTGCCCACAAAACCTCAATGCTGCAAGATATTGAAGCCGGACGCCCCACGGAAATAGATGCGATTGTCGGCGCGGTGGCAGAATTGGGAAAACTCACTCAAATTCCCACACCCCACATTGATGCTATCTACGCCAGCGTTAAGCTGTTGGAAGCAACCAAACAAAGAAGTCTATTTGATGAAAGGTAA
- a CDS encoding TetR/AcrR family transcriptional regulator gives MSEPAKKRPGRPRSVESHQAILQATIDLLIEVGFTHMSIDAIAARAGVGKTTIYRRYSSKEELIADAIESLRQEVVIPDTGSFWGDIDSLIESAAQLTLNPLGKQTVAMIINSALTNPQFAQMYWTKYLQPRRQGFAFVLKRAKERGELQADADSDLFFDTISSIMLYASVFPPSAESWSAYVRRLLNFQLRDKVL, from the coding sequence ATGAGCGAACCCGCTAAAAAGCGTCCTGGAAGACCCCGCAGTGTTGAGTCTCATCAGGCAATTCTCCAAGCGACAATTGATTTACTCATAGAGGTTGGTTTTACTCACATGAGTATTGATGCGATCGCCGCCCGTGCTGGAGTAGGCAAAACCACGATTTACCGACGATATAGTTCCAAAGAAGAGTTGATTGCAGATGCCATTGAAAGTCTCAGACAAGAAGTTGTGATACCTGATACAGGTAGTTTCTGGGGTGATATCGATTCTCTAATCGAGAGTGCTGCACAACTGACACTCAACCCGTTAGGAAAACAGACTGTTGCCATGATTATTAACAGTGCATTAACCAATCCTCAGTTTGCTCAGATGTATTGGACAAAATACCTACAGCCTCGACGGCAAGGGTTTGCGTTCGTGCTAAAACGAGCCAAGGAGAGGGGAGAACTGCAAGCAGATGCCGATTCTGATTTATTCTTCGACACAATCAGCAGTATTATGCTTTATGCGTCAGTCTTTCCACCGAGTGCCGAATCATGGAGTGCTTATGTTCGCCGTCTTCTAAATTTTCAGCTAAGAGATAAGGTGCTTTAA
- a CDS encoding DUF4058 family protein — MGNPFPGMNPYLEQPELWHQVHNRLIVAIADDLTPQIAPKYRVSIEERVYTSVDDILLVGIADVAVANRNTTDISTTLTAAKLTEPSKVKVPIPEQVTERFLEVRATQSKEVVAVVEILSPKNKRSKEGRAAYQSKRQKILASATNLVEIDLLRQGESMPVLGAIATDYSILVSRSYNRPDADLYTFDFKHPIPVFPVPLREGEPEPIIDLQRLLNEVYERARFDLAIDYSQPLKIVRSPQEEAWVKEILQKI, encoded by the coding sequence ATGGGAAATCCATTTCCTGGAATGAACCCATATTTGGAACAGCCTGAACTTTGGCATCAAGTTCACAATCGTTTGATTGTAGCGATCGCTGATGACCTGACTCCTCAAATTGCGCCGAAATACCGAGTTTCCATAGAAGAACGAGTTTACACTAGTGTAGATGATATCTTACTTGTGGGAATTGCTGATGTAGCAGTTGCTAACCGTAACACTACAGATATCAGCACAACTTTGACTGCTGCAAAACTTACTGAACCCAGTAAAGTGAAGGTTCCCATACCAGAACAAGTAACAGAGCGATTTTTAGAGGTGCGAGCAACTCAAAGTAAAGAAGTAGTTGCTGTGGTAGAAATACTTTCCCCGAAAAATAAACGCTCAAAAGAAGGTAGAGCCGCCTACCAAAGCAAACGACAGAAAATTTTGGCTTCTGCAACCAACTTGGTAGAAATTGACCTTTTAAGACAAGGAGAGTCAATGCCTGTTCTCGGAGCGATCGCCACAGATTATAGTATCTTGGTGAGTCGCAGCTACAACAGACCTGATGCAGATTTATATACTTTCGACTTCAAACACCCAATTCCTGTTTTTCCTGTGCCTTTACGTGAAGGAGAACCTGAGCCAATAATTGACTTGCAAAGGTTACTCAATGAAGTTTACGAACGTGCTAGATTTGACTTGGCAATTGATTATTCACAACCTTTAAAAATAGTCAGATCGCCCCAGGAAGAAGCTTGGGTGAAAGAAATTTTGCAGAAAATATGA
- a CDS encoding NADPH-dependent FMN reductase, with product MAFTPKILAFAGSTRIDSYNKKLVKIAATGAKAAGAEVTYLDLRDLPLPLFDEDLEAQEGLPANARTLKDLMISHQGFLIASPEYNSSVTGVLKNAIDWVSRPSPNEAPLAAFADKVATIMSASPGGLGGLRGLVHLRSILGNIKVLVLPDQVAISKAYEAFNPDGTLKDPKQQQSIEHLGDRLTKILLKLN from the coding sequence ATGGCATTTACACCCAAAATCCTAGCTTTTGCTGGTAGCACCCGTATAGATTCTTACAACAAAAAATTGGTAAAAATCGCCGCCACTGGTGCCAAGGCAGCAGGCGCAGAAGTGACTTATTTAGATCTACGGGATTTGCCCTTACCTTTGTTTGATGAAGATTTGGAAGCTCAAGAAGGACTACCAGCCAATGCCCGTACATTGAAGGATTTAATGATTTCTCATCAGGGATTTTTGATTGCTTCACCTGAATATAACAGTTCGGTCACGGGAGTTTTGAAAAACGCCATTGATTGGGTATCCCGTCCATCTCCAAATGAAGCTCCCTTGGCTGCTTTTGCAGATAAAGTTGCTACGATTATGAGCGCTTCTCCAGGGGGTCTTGGTGGTTTGCGGGGGTTGGTTCACCTGCGTTCTATTTTGGGAAACATCAAAGTTTTGGTACTTCCCGATCAGGTAGCCATATCCAAAGCTTACGAAGCTTTTAATCCTGATGGCACATTAAAAGATCCCAAACAGCAACAATCTATTGAACATTTAGGCGATCGCTTAACAAAAATATTGCTGAAACTCAATTAA
- a CDS encoding DUF3237 domain-containing protein yields the protein MKLEPLLTLRVHITAPLESGTGPYGSRLIFNIGGGTFEGARLRGKVLPSGGDWILVDAEGVWHLDVRLLLETEDGARIYVQYHGVVVMNEKIGTALAGGGVTEYGDTYFMTQLRFETGDARYGWLNRVVAVGEGRLESGVVEYRVYELVNDSN from the coding sequence ATGAAACTTGAACCACTTTTAACTTTACGTGTCCATATCACTGCTCCTCTGGAGAGCGGAACAGGACCATACGGGAGTCGCCTCATTTTTAATATAGGCGGAGGAACCTTTGAGGGAGCGCGATTGCGGGGAAAAGTCCTTCCGAGCGGCGGCGATTGGATTTTGGTCGATGCCGAGGGAGTTTGGCACCTCGATGTTCGCTTGTTGCTTGAAACCGAAGATGGTGCGCGGATCTACGTTCAGTATCATGGGGTGGTGGTGATGAATGAGAAGATAGGCACTGCCCTTGCTGGCGGGGGCGTCACCGAGTATGGCGATACCTATTTCATGACCCAGCTGCGTTTTGAGACTGGGGATGCGCGTTACGGTTGGCTGAATCGGGTTGTGGCGGTGGGTGAGGGACGCTTGGAATCTGGTGTGGTCGAATATCGCGTTTATGAGCTGGTGAACGATTCAAATTGA
- a CDS encoding acetamidase/formamidase family protein produces MAHYILKATTETVHLGGFSHLLKPALTIDSGDTVDVETYTGYYVYDKAPPEFLTPEFLDICQNLLPERKIAGGPHLLTGPIYVRDAEPGDVLEVKLEAIAPRLPVGFNAIRTGWGALPHQFPQPALRFIPLDLANNIAEFPPGAGIKIPLKPFFGILGVATPETSRTSVPPGSYGGNIDNRELQAGSRLFLPIFVPGALFSIGDGHSAQGDGEVNVTAIETSMNGRITLKLRKDLQLTAPIAETPTDIITMGFAQTLDEALELALKNMIDFLERFTNLSPEDAYVLCSLAVNFHITQVVNSPQKGVHGMLPKSILSQTINL; encoded by the coding sequence ATCGCTCACTACATTTTAAAAGCTACAACAGAAACCGTGCATTTGGGCGGCTTCTCCCATCTGCTAAAGCCAGCACTGACTATTGATTCTGGTGATACAGTTGATGTAGAAACTTATACTGGTTACTACGTTTATGACAAAGCACCACCAGAGTTTCTGACACCAGAATTTCTCGATATCTGCCAAAATCTTCTACCAGAGCGCAAAATCGCTGGGGGACCGCATTTACTCACAGGGCCAATTTACGTGCGGGATGCCGAACCAGGGGATGTTTTAGAAGTCAAATTAGAGGCGATCGCACCTCGTTTACCTGTAGGCTTTAATGCAATTCGCACAGGTTGGGGAGCTTTACCACATCAGTTTCCTCAACCCGCCTTAAGATTCATTCCTCTGGATTTAGCAAACAATATTGCCGAATTTCCCCCTGGTGCTGGGATCAAAATTCCCCTGAAACCGTTTTTTGGAATTCTTGGTGTTGCTACTCCAGAAACCTCTCGAACTTCCGTCCCACCAGGCTCTTACGGCGGTAATATTGATAACCGCGAACTCCAAGCAGGTTCTCGTTTATTTTTGCCGATTTTTGTCCCAGGTGCATTATTTTCCATTGGTGATGGACATTCCGCACAGGGTGATGGCGAAGTCAATGTTACCGCCATTGAAACTTCCATGAACGGTAGAATTACACTCAAACTTCGCAAGGATTTACAACTGACAGCACCAATTGCGGAAACTCCGACTGATATTATTACAATGGGTTTTGCTCAAACCTTAGATGAAGCGTTAGAACTGGCTTTAAAAAACATGATTGATTTTCTGGAACGCTTCACAAATTTGTCGCCAGAAGATGCTTATGTATTGTGTAGTTTAGCTGTGAATTTTCACATTACTCAAGTTGTGAATAGTCCCCAAAAAGGGGTACATGGGATGTTACCAAAATCAATTTTATCCCAGACTATTAATTTATAA
- a CDS encoding SLC13 family permease — MTISQKHQNHNTINTQLNRFLQYFRQSSRWQPKLLLALFLTSISSVIVFLPDGLSIQGRLTVFVFLLTVILWSTTSINAGYIALVSVLMLLLTGGISQEDFFESLGSDVVWLMIGAFVLGGAVKQTGLATRLTQAVAAKAHNVSSLFWLLTTVLIPLSFLIPSTSGRAAVTHPIFRSVANAVEEKRTRRALALLMPSIILVSTIASLTGAGSHLVAKDLLQEISDKDISFSQWLLYGLPFGIVASYTCCWVIMRLFLDKKSLQQKLDVECLQSTPLSVPERKTLLIVLLMLALWLTEKWHGLEIATVTIIGAMILTAPYFGVMKWKDAVKDVSWNLIIFVGATLVLGRALISSGASEWIINHVFGFSEIDSTKSHFLILVLLTIISLTSHIYMTSHTARAAALVPPLLYLASSLDINPVAVLFLGTLGMDYCLTFPVSSKALMVYQDAEEDGFKPTDLLRLSSVMIVVHFALVLVFYYTWWRWVGLSF, encoded by the coding sequence ATGACAATCAGTCAGAAACATCAGAATCATAACACCATAAATACGCAATTGAATAGATTTTTGCAATATTTTCGGCAATCAAGCCGTTGGCAACCAAAATTACTATTGGCACTATTTTTAACTTCTATATCCAGTGTCATAGTATTTTTACCCGATGGCTTATCTATACAAGGGCGGTTGACTGTATTTGTATTTCTCCTAACCGTAATATTGTGGTCAACGACCTCAATAAATGCTGGTTACATTGCCTTGGTATCGGTACTCATGCTGTTGTTAACTGGCGGCATTTCCCAAGAAGATTTCTTTGAATCCTTGGGTTCGGATGTTGTCTGGTTAATGATAGGCGCGTTTGTTTTGGGAGGTGCAGTTAAGCAAACTGGTTTAGCCACAAGACTAACTCAAGCAGTAGCAGCCAAAGCGCACAACGTCAGCAGCTTATTTTGGTTGCTCACTACAGTCTTAATTCCGCTCTCCTTTTTGATTCCTTCCACCTCTGGACGCGCTGCTGTTACCCATCCGATTTTTCGCAGCGTCGCCAACGCTGTAGAGGAAAAGCGTACCCGTCGCGCTTTGGCGTTGTTGATGCCTTCAATTATATTGGTGTCTACAATTGCTTCCTTAACTGGTGCAGGTTCTCATTTAGTTGCTAAGGATTTATTACAAGAAATTTCCGACAAAGATATATCTTTTAGCCAGTGGTTGCTTTACGGTTTACCCTTTGGAATTGTTGCCAGTTATACGTGCTGCTGGGTAATCATGCGGTTGTTTCTAGACAAAAAATCCTTGCAACAAAAGTTGGATGTTGAATGTTTGCAATCAACACCCCTATCTGTACCAGAACGCAAGACATTATTAATTGTCTTGTTGATGTTGGCGCTGTGGTTAACCGAGAAATGGCATGGTTTAGAAATTGCCACCGTCACCATCATCGGTGCCATGATTCTCACCGCGCCCTATTTTGGGGTGATGAAGTGGAAAGATGCAGTCAAAGATGTTTCTTGGAATCTCATTATTTTCGTAGGTGCAACTCTAGTTTTAGGACGCGCATTAATCAGTTCTGGGGCATCAGAATGGATTATTAATCATGTCTTTGGCTTCAGTGAAATCGACAGCACCAAATCCCACTTTCTCATTCTGGTGCTGCTTACCATCATTAGTTTGACTTCCCACATTTATATGACTTCCCACACAGCAAGAGCAGCCGCTTTAGTCCCTCCCCTGCTGTATCTCGCCAGCAGTCTCGACATAAATCCTGTTGCTGTCTTATTTCTGGGCACCTTAGGTATGGACTATTGCCTAACCTTCCCCGTCAGTTCCAAAGCACTGATGGTTTACCAAGATGCAGAAGAAGATGGCTTTAAACCAACAGATTTACTCAGGCTAAGTTCGGTAATGATTGTTGTTCACTTCGCTTTAGTTCTCGTGTTCTACTACACCTGGTGGCGTTGGGTAGGGCTATCGTTTTGA
- a CDS encoding glycerate kinase family protein: MTLNILIAPSGFKESLDAEQVADCIATGITRVLPDVNICKAPLVDGGEGFTKTLVAATGGTLHHLEVTGPVGKKVQSHFGFLGGTTKKTAVLEMAAAAGLRLVPSDMRNPMMTTTYGVGELIKAALDAGAERILVGCGDSGTNDGGAGMAQALGVKLLDENGKELGLGCGELIKLKGIDLSGRDSRLNQVQIDVACNWHNVLCGDKGVARVFGPQKGASPATVEAMASTLEHYAGVIKADLNIDVRQMPGGGASGGLGTGLHALIGAKLHSRYDIVMQYLDLDNLIPKADLVITAEGCIDFQTPRGKIPAEVAKRAKRYNLPVIALVGTIGKGAEINFQQGIDYFNSILTHPCQLSEAISQTSTLLTNAAEQVARLLLVGRQIRSFKSHTNTPYKKQATRFKTKDSHSFREASYRR, from the coding sequence ATGACACTAAACATTTTAATCGCTCCCTCTGGATTTAAAGAAAGTCTTGATGCAGAACAAGTAGCTGATTGCATAGCTACTGGTATCACTAGAGTTTTACCAGATGTAAATATCTGTAAAGCACCCCTAGTAGATGGTGGTGAAGGCTTTACTAAAACTCTGGTAGCAGCCACAGGCGGTACTTTACATCACCTGGAAGTAACCGGCCCTGTTGGAAAAAAAGTACAATCTCATTTCGGCTTCCTTGGTGGAACTACGAAAAAAACTGCCGTGTTAGAAATGGCGGCTGCGGCGGGGTTGCGTCTCGTACCCTCCGATATGCGAAATCCCATGATGACAACAACCTACGGGGTTGGGGAGTTAATTAAGGCTGCCTTAGATGCTGGTGCAGAGCGCATTTTAGTAGGCTGTGGTGATTCTGGGACTAATGATGGCGGTGCTGGAATGGCGCAAGCTTTGGGTGTGAAGTTGTTGGATGAGAACGGTAAGGAATTGGGTTTGGGTTGTGGCGAATTAATTAAACTCAAAGGCATTGATTTATCTGGGCGAGATTCCCGTTTAAATCAAGTCCAAATTGATGTTGCTTGTAACTGGCATAATGTCCTGTGTGGTGACAAGGGTGTGGCTAGAGTTTTCGGCCCTCAAAAAGGTGCATCCCCAGCAACAGTGGAAGCAATGGCTTCTACACTTGAACACTACGCCGGAGTCATCAAGGCAGATTTAAATATTGACGTGCGCCAAATGCCTGGTGGCGGTGCTTCTGGTGGTTTGGGTACAGGTTTACACGCCTTAATTGGGGCTAAATTACACTCGCGCTACGATATCGTCATGCAGTATTTGGACTTAGATAATCTGATTCCCAAAGCTGATTTAGTGATTACGGCGGAAGGCTGCATTGATTTTCAAACCCCACGCGGTAAAATTCCGGCTGAAGTAGCCAAGCGTGCCAAGCGTTATAACTTACCAGTGATTGCACTTGTCGGTACCATTGGCAAAGGTGCGGAAATAAATTTCCAGCAAGGTATCGATTACTTCAATAGTATTTTGACTCATCCTTGTCAACTAAGTGAGGCGATTTCTCAAACCTCAACTTTGTTAACAAATGCTGCTGAACAGGTAGCGCGGTTGTTGTTGGTGGGTAGGCAAATTAGAAGCTTTAAGTCTCACACCAACACACCATACAAGAAGCAAGCGACAAGATTCAAAACGAAAGATAGTCATTCCTTTAGGGAAGCAAGCTACAGACGTTGA
- a CDS encoding iron uptake porin: MNRICKLFILTSSFSIATTCISTPIFALENQQQPSLTDTSQLTSVSQLSDVKSTDWAFQALQSLIERYGCIAGYPNGNYRGERAMTRYEFAASLNACLTKVQELIATSNSSFTTKKDLDLIQKLQVEFSSELAKLRSRMDTLESRTSQLEANQFSPTTKLEAEAILTAASIFGENTADSDDNRENNSKLDNNLIFAQRVRLNFVTSFTGKDELNLRLESGNIPEFDESITGTIMTRLGFDEDTGNDIGLDEVYYSFPIGEKLKTTIAIAEMELNDFAEPINPLSSSGRGAVSRFGRYNPILRSMDGTGLGINYQLNQKTQLAIAYMANDAAVPTENNGLFNGNFAALGHLYFQPADNLGITFTYVHGYYAGIGETGVNLTGSTGSLTARSPFGNVATTANSFGLETSWRINPKFVISGWIGYTKAESGVTNDDAEILNYAVSLAFPDLGNKGNLAGLVLGMPPKVTSSSLIADRDTSLHIEGFYRFQVTDNISITPGLFVITNPEHNANNDSVFIGTIRTTLKF, translated from the coding sequence ATGAATAGGATCTGTAAGCTCTTCATCTTAACATCCAGCTTTAGCATTGCCACAACCTGTATTAGTACACCAATTTTCGCTCTAGAAAATCAGCAACAGCCTTCTCTAACAGACACATCACAATTAACATCTGTTTCTCAACTATCTGACGTAAAATCTACAGACTGGGCTTTTCAGGCTTTACAATCACTCATTGAAAGATATGGTTGTATTGCTGGGTATCCGAACGGAAATTATCGCGGTGAACGTGCAATGACACGTTATGAATTTGCAGCTAGTTTAAATGCTTGTTTAACAAAAGTGCAAGAATTAATTGCCACAAGCAACAGTAGTTTTACAACTAAAAAAGATTTAGATTTAATCCAAAAACTGCAAGTAGAATTTTCTTCAGAATTAGCAAAATTACGCAGCCGGATGGATACTTTAGAAAGTAGAACGTCTCAGCTAGAAGCAAATCAATTTTCTCCGACAACAAAATTGGAAGCTGAAGCGATTTTGACTGCTGCTAGTATTTTTGGCGAAAACACTGCCGATAGTGATGATAATCGAGAGAACAATTCAAAATTGGATAATAATCTCATATTTGCTCAGCGTGTACGTTTAAATTTTGTGACAAGCTTCACCGGAAAAGATGAATTAAATCTCCGCTTAGAATCAGGAAATATTCCAGAATTTGATGAGAGCATTACCGGAACAATAATGACTCGTTTAGGTTTTGATGAAGACACTGGTAATGATATCGGTTTAGATGAAGTATATTATTCATTTCCTATTGGTGAGAAGTTAAAAACAACAATTGCGATCGCGGAAATGGAATTAAATGATTTTGCTGAACCAATAAACCCTTTATCGAGTAGTGGTAGAGGTGCAGTTTCTCGTTTTGGTAGGTATAATCCGATTTTACGGAGTATGGACGGAACGGGGTTAGGAATTAACTATCAATTAAATCAAAAAACTCAGCTTGCTATTGCTTATATGGCTAATGATGCAGCTGTTCCGACGGAAAATAATGGCTTATTTAATGGTAACTTTGCTGCACTTGGGCACTTGTATTTTCAACCAGCTGATAATTTGGGTATTACTTTTACTTATGTTCATGGTTATTATGCAGGAATTGGCGAAACTGGAGTTAATTTGACAGGAAGTACAGGTAGTTTAACCGCCCGTAGTCCTTTTGGAAATGTTGCGACTACAGCAAATTCATTTGGGTTAGAAACTAGCTGGCGAATCAATCCAAAATTTGTGATCTCTGGTTGGATTGGTTATACAAAAGCCGAGTCAGGAGTCACGAATGATGATGCCGAGATTTTGAATTATGCTGTTAGTTTAGCGTTTCCTGATTTGGGAAATAAGGGTAATTTAGCTGGTTTAGTTTTGGGAATGCCACCAAAAGTTACCAGTAGTAGTTTAATTGCGGATAGAGATACCTCTTTACACATAGAAGGTTTTTATCGGTTTCAAGTGACAGATAATATTTCGATTACGCCTGGGTTATTTGTGATTACTAACCCTGAACATAACGCCAATAACGACAGTGTTTTTATTGGCACTATTCGCACTACTCTAAAATTTTAA
- a CDS encoding MraY family glycosyltransferase, with protein MNLDNSLKSLGIADPSGTGWLAVVFTFLLAWLVTWRLIPTVRKFALRVGWADQPNARRLNREPLPNAGGLAIYAGVIAALVLASLLRPIELQNVLAQVLTILLGASILVLVGFIDDQFGLPPSVRLWAQIVTALLLVANGISVQVTFGTPIDSLLSMCLTVLWVVGITNAINLMDGMDGLAGGISFITAMSLLGVSAQFNNRAAATLVLAALGGAALGFLRHNFHPSRIIMGDAGAYFFGYVLAATSILGKLQQNTIYALIPTVLFLLLPVLDTTQVFVRRLLAGNNPLSTPGKDHLHHRLLAWGFSQRHAAFTLWGITLVCNLLAMRIQGMSLAVMLTTASSIIILLGFTVWQRIRQQN; from the coding sequence ATGAACCTAGACAACTCCCTTAAGTCCCTTGGTATTGCCGACCCTAGCGGCACCGGCTGGTTGGCAGTAGTATTTACGTTCCTCTTAGCTTGGCTTGTAACCTGGCGTTTAATTCCGACAGTACGCAAATTCGCCTTGCGGGTAGGTTGGGCAGACCAACCCAACGCACGGCGGCTTAACCGAGAACCTTTGCCCAATGCAGGTGGGCTAGCTATCTACGCGGGTGTAATTGCCGCGCTGGTATTAGCTAGTCTTTTACGACCGATCGAACTCCAAAATGTATTAGCCCAGGTACTAACTATTCTCTTGGGGGCTTCAATATTAGTCCTTGTGGGCTTTATTGACGATCAGTTCGGTTTACCGCCCTCCGTTCGTTTGTGGGCACAAATTGTCACAGCACTGTTGCTGGTAGCTAACGGTATCAGTGTGCAAGTTACATTTGGCACTCCCATCGACTCGCTTCTCTCCATGTGCCTGACGGTACTATGGGTAGTAGGGATTACCAACGCCATCAATTTGATGGATGGTATGGATGGTTTGGCGGGAGGAATCAGCTTTATTACCGCCATGAGTTTATTAGGCGTTTCAGCCCAATTTAACAACCGTGCAGCGGCAACTTTAGTTTTGGCAGCCTTAGGAGGTGCGGCACTGGGCTTTTTGCGCCACAACTTCCATCCATCACGAATTATTATGGGTGATGCTGGAGCATACTTTTTCGGTTATGTCTTGGCAGCAACTAGTATTTTAGGCAAACTACAACAAAACACAATCTATGCCCTCATACCCACAGTTTTATTTCTGTTATTGCCAGTGCTAGATACTACTCAAGTATTTGTGCGACGGCTATTAGCAGGAAATAACCCTCTAAGTACTCCTGGCAAAGACCACCTGCACCACCGCTTGCTGGCTTGGGGATTCTCCCAACGCCATGCAGCGTTTACGTTGTGGGGAATTACCTTGGTTTGCAACTTACTAGCCATGAGAATACAAGGTATGAGTTTGGCTGTAATGTTAACTACCGCCAGTAGCATTATTATTCTTTTGGGCTTTACTGTGTGGCAAAGAATACGCCAACAAAATTAG